Below is a window of Micromonas commoda chromosome 14, complete sequence DNA.
ACTGCGTCGTAGAAtcgtcgaggccgagcgAGCGCTCGAGACCGCAATAGAAGACGCGGAATACGCCCGCAGAAAGGCTAAAATTGCCGAACGTCATTGCGAGGatgcgaggagggcggcagCTGCGCTGCGCGAGAGGGCCGATGCAATCCTTGAGAGGGAAAGCAGGGACAAAAAGCGGGCATCCAAAGCCACTTTCGCTCGTGAGGTCAACGACGTGAAATCTCTGGACAACGCGATCTTGACCGAGAAGCGCGCGGAAGAGGCGGTGCAGCGAGCCACGGATACGCTGGATGCGGCTCGCGatgcggtggcggcggcgaagagtTCTGTGGAGCAGACGTCTCAAGCAGTACAGGACGCAGAGAGCACCCTGGAGTCTGCTACTTCGGATCTTAGCGAGAAGAAAGATGCTGGTACGCTTGCAGAAGCAGAAGCTCGTTTGACTGAATCAAAAACTACTGCAGAGAAGCTTCGTGCTGAAGGACCGGGCCTGGAAGCCGCAgttgccgccgcggatgaggcTGAGATGAATGCTTTGGAGCTTCGCAATGAGCTGAGGCGGCTGCACGAGGACCATGAGCGTCGGGTCAAACGAGCTACTGGCacccttcgcgccgcgcgtgaaATGTCCGAGTCATCGACGCATAGGTATTCAGCGGAGCTTAAGCGCTTGCATGATGCGGGGCGAGCCCTAAAGAGCGCGAAGAAGCAACTTGCGGAAGCCACAAAACTGCGAGTGAAGGCTGAGGAGACATCGGCAAAAGAAGCAGAAAAACGGCGTCGCATGGCTGAGCTCGACGGAAAGGCACGCCAAAGAAAGCGTGATAAGACGGTTACGGTAGATCTTTCGGTTGTGAATGCGACTACGTCGCAAGATGTCGACAAGTCGCGTCAGATTAAGCAGCCAGATCTCACTGAGTTGGATGTTGAGGTGATCCATCGCATGTTTGAGGAGGCTGACGCAAGCGAAGCAGAGGGCATGCAAGAGAGACACCGGAATGACGAGGCCGCCATGAAGCATCGTCATTCGAAGGAGACGTTTATATTGGCGGACTGGCATCGTCGTGGCGGTGGTGCAGCTCCGAGGCACAAGGTCAAACACGAGCCCGGCAAGATGGTGAACACACTCATGCTGGGGTTCAAGCAGGACGTGttccgcggcggatccgtGGCGACGCGTTTCGAGGGCGGCAACTCGTTCGGTCCACCCACGGACCATGCCATGGACAAGGTTTTGAAGCAGCAGATGATCTCACGCGGCGATTGGCTGCCGGAGATGGACGACCCAGACAAGCCGCAGGGTGTGGCGGCAAACGAACTGGCCAGGAGGCACGCAGCGGAGGTGAAAGAAGGACAggtgcggcgacgggaggaggagcgcaggCACAAGGCGTCGCGAGAGGCGCGGAAGGAGGCGTTTATTCTTGAGGCGAGCGAAGAGAGGAAGCGAGAGAAATTAGAAGCCGTAAAGGCACTGCTCGGTAGGCAGTAGCAGGTAGCACACCGTTAGGAGACGAGAGTAAAAAGTGAAAGTTCCAGTCAGCCTGATACCTGAGAATCTCTCTCCACCACAACCTGCGTCGATCTCTCGAGCAGGCAGCCAGTTGTCGCTCGAACAGACGTATGACGTAATCAGAAGAGACCGCACCGGCTTCATCGGTTCAACCATGGCCGCTCTAGCCGCCTCGCTCTCCGCGATCACGTGCGTATCGTCGAATGCCGCTTTGAAGCGCCAGCAGCGTGATAAGCCTCGAGGTGAGTGCTCGATCCCCCTGCGCCACCCTCCGGATTATCCGATAATATCTGATTTGGTTCTGACGTGCCCGATCCTGTCCTGCCGCAGTTCGCGCCCATCGCTCCCGCGTCGtatccgcgtccgtcgatgGTCCCATCGTCATCGCGGGTGCCACCACACCCACTGGaaggctcgtcgccggcctcgcAGTCAAGGCGTACGGAGGCTCAAACGTCACGCTCGTCGTCAATCAGGATGCCCAGGATGGCTACTGGCCGGAGGACAtgcccgacgacgtcgtggagaAGCGAATgtacgcccccgcgcccgagctggTGAAGGCCAAGCTCGTGGACCCGAGGAACGCGGGTGAtgcgctcaaggcggcgaaaCAGGTCGTCTTCTGCGCGGAGTGGGGCGCCACgcaggcggagctcgccgagcagctCCTGCCATTCGTCAGCTCAGATGCAAAGAGGGTCGTGATGCTTTCCCGAGTCGGCATCAACCGCAGGGAGAAGGCGCCGTTTGTGGAGCAAAATAAGCCCCCGAAGAAGCTGCAGGAGGTTGCCCTCGGGCTGAAGCTGCCGGTTGGCGAGAACTCCGGCCAGCCCGGTACCCTGGACGGCTTCGCCAACGCCGAGAAGATCCTCAGAGATGCTGCAGTAAAGTCGGGATTCTCGGCACACGTTGTCCGCAGCGGCGAACTGCGGGGGAACGGTCCCCTACTCCTCGCGGATCTGTCAGCTCGCATGGTGGATAACCTGTACGACGTCAAGTATCAGGACCTGTACTTCAagaagggcgacgagggccaGGGGTACACTAAGCGCCTGAACCTGGCGGCGACTCTGCTGAGGATGACCACAACGGATtccaccccgcccgccgacTGCGCCGCACTCAGCGTCGTGTGTGAGATGATCGATCCGTTCGGTTTGATGGGGGAGAAGACCCTAACGGAGCCTACGGGGGTGGAAAGGAGGAAGGGGTACGACATGGCCAAGGGCaaggcgcccgcgccaaTCGCAAATGAGCTCATCGACGAGttgatcgccgcgctctgaGTCCAAAGTTGCTCGCTCATTTATTTAACGAAGGTCCAAGTATCACCCAGATGTCGCTCAAGTCCCCCAACAACTCAGTACACACATCGTGCCTCCCCTCTGCCACGcgggctccgtcgtcgtcttgcGTCTCTTACTGGTCTGCGCCAGCCCGTCCTCCACAGACTTTCGTAGTGCCCCCGCGCTCTCCAGATCCAACTAAGCGCGACTGTCCTCCTTTCTGCCCGCTGAGCAGCTGAGCCTCCGCCGTTGTTGGTTTCATTTCATTTGAACGCACGCGCGATGGGGGCTCGGGCGGtggtcgtccacgtcgcgctCACCCTCCTCTcgttggcgcgcggggcgaaggGTCAGGCTGATCTGAGCGACTTCAACCCCCCCGACCTgggccggcgcgtcgcgggcctGCAGCTGGCGCTGTGGAAGTACTACAGCAGGCTCTACTCCATCCCGAACTTGGATAGTAAGCCCCCGGACCTGGTGACGTGGATGACGCAGGTGAACAAGCCCGGGACGTTCGGCATCTGGCCCGAGGTGCAACTCATGGGCAGTGACGTCGTGCCCGCCTTCCCTTTCTACGACGGGCGGACCTACCAGGACCGGTGGGCGGCGAGAATAACCGGCAACCTGTTCATTGAAAAGACGAACACGTACACGCTCGAGCTGGAGAACAGGGAGGGTGCGAAGCTGTGGGTGGACGGAAGCCTGGCGGTGGACAACGACTTCAGCGTGCACGAGACTGGGGAGACGGACATGAGGTCCAAGCACGCGCACGTCCACCTTAGCGCGGGGTACCACCACGTCCGCATCGAGTTCTTCGTGGACCAGACGTGGACCGGCCTCCGATTCTGGTACGGCGCACCGGGTGTGCCGAGGATGATCAtacccgcgtccgcgttctccctgccggacgcgtcgtgcTGTCTATGCCAGTGCAAAAGGGGGCAGTGCAGAATAGCGGACTACGGCACCAAGATCGTGGACTGCCTCTGGCCGACAGACGCGGGGCCCATTGACTTTTTGCGACCGCTCGCAATGGAATCAACTCCAGATCCTAACGACGCGGGCACGTGCAAAGAACCGTGCGAGGATCCGGGCTCGGCGTCAGCGGCGGACACGAGGCAGGCATCCCCGCACTTCTACTACGGACAGTGAGGCGCCGGATGTGTTAGACTTGAGGTGAGTAGGTAGGTAGAACTTAGCTAGAGTAGAATTCAACACGAGAAGTGTCAGTCCGAGtcctctccgtcgtcgtcgtctgtcTTGGACTTCTTCGGCGCcttcttggccgcctccctctcctccgccgcctgtCTCCTCTCCCTCTTCAGCCCCTTCATTTTCATCATGGCCAACTCCTCCAAGCCTGTCTGCTTCTCCACGTAGATGCGGCCAACCTTGCCCTCAAGCGAGTCGTGCTCCACGTTCTTGACCTTCTTCCCGatcttcgccttggcgtaCGCCTGCTTCTTGACGTCCGGCGGTGGCTCCTGGTGCCTGCCCACGACGAAATCGAAGGATGGGCCCATCTCCTCCAGCTCTACCTTTGGCAGCCGCGTGCCGCTCTTCTTGTACCTGATGACACACTGGCGGAACAtgaccgcctcctccagcgcggtgCAGATGATCACCCTGTCCACGCCCTTGAGGTTAATCCGGGTCGCGGGCTTGCCCCTGAAGATGTCCATCAGGACGTTCTTTGCCATCCTCAGCGCGGGCTCTGTCTCAAACCTGTCGCCCAGGAACACCATGCACGGCTTGGAGCCCAGCACCGCGCCGTTGCCGACGGAACCGAACGAGTCCATGGGCTTGTAGTTCCTCACGAGCAGCTCAACCATGTCGAACAGATGGTAGTCGAAGAACCGGCCCACGGTAAGGCAGTCGGGGCGCTTCTTTTGGTGGGTGCCGAgcacgaacgcgcccgcATCAGCCTTCTGCGCGAAAAACTCAAGGGatgtctcgccgccgccctcgaatGGTCGGATGCCGTCGTTCTTGCGGGTCATCTTGTGGCACTCGCCCTTCTTGAGCACTGAAAGATCGGTGATGAGGTTCTTCAGAACCTGGCTGCTCTTGCCGCCGTGGAGCATGACACACATCTTGCCCTCGGTCTCCACGAGCTTTGGAGCTTTTTTCATCAACGCGCGCTTGCCGAGGTTGGTCTTGGCCTTCTTCAGGACCATGTTGACCGTGGACGACGGGTCCGCGATGTGCGGATCGAAGTTGTCGATGTCCATGGCTGCGCTTCGATAGGTTTCTCTCGCGCTCCGTATACGTGCTGCTCTGAGCCCCGCCCGGTCCAATCTGAAACGggaagcgccgccgccgccgcccgctaAAGTCTTGGAAAAAAGGATTCTATCAAACCACGATCAATCTTGAAACTGTTTGTCTTTCAAATAGTTTTCTTTCAATCGACTAACGAACGATACTCTCATGGCAGGTAAGCGTACTTTCCAGCCGCCAGGTCCACCTCCTCCCACGCGTGCACCTCCTCTAGCTCCATGCAGTCAGCCTCGGGCGGTGCCAGCTTCTGTCCACGCGGCGCCAACACGCTcagacccgccgcggtcaccaCACCGAAGAAAGTGAAGACGGCCAGACCTCCGGTCTGGGCAACAAGCGAGTGGAATCCGGACCTGAGGCAAAGCGCTAGGTACCATCTGGTCCCCGCGACGAGACCCACTCCCGTACCCCTTGCGTACTGGGGAAAActctccacggcgacgagccaaGGGATGGTTCCAAGACCCGCGGCGTGGAACCAAGCAAACGCAGTCGCGGCCACGTACTGAACGACAACCGCACCATcagccgcgcccgagccaaACACTGGATTTGCACCGAAGACAACCGGGTTGAGGGTGATCGCGATCACGAGGTtggccaccgtcgcgcccgcgaggctcACCAGCAGGGCGATGCGTCGCCCCGGGCCCGATTCACCGAGAAACCACATGCACGCGACGCATCCAAAAGCCTGCGACGTGGtgaacaccgcggcgacctcgtccgGCGACCCGTGGGTTCTGCTCATGGAGTAGTTGAGGCCGTGCATCGCCAGGCTACACAGTCCGCCGAGCTGCTGCACGGCCATGAGGGTGAACCCGGCCAGCAGGGGCTGCGACAGGTGCCGCTGCGTGAAGAAGTTGAGCACCGAGAAGCGTTGATCTTcgcgcaccggcggcgtcaaacGAACCGAGTGCATCATCttctcggcctcctcctcgacctcggcggacGTCTCCGGCAGCGcacgcagcgccgcgagggatcTGTGCACCCCAGCCGAGTTATCCCTGGACGCGAACCACCTCGGGCTCTCGGGCGCCATCCCCACCACGGCTGCGTACGCCACGCTGTACACAGCCCCagccaccgcgagcgcgccgtagTCCACCCACGTCCCGATCAGGGCGACCGCGATCTGCGTGAGGACGCCGAAGCTGAAGGCGAGCTggccgaacgcgacgagctgGCCGCGGGACGCTTTCGTGGCGGTCTCGGCGACCagcgcgggcgtcaccgccgacgacataCCCGCCGCGGCACCGGTGAGCGCCCTTCCGaccagcgcgagggcgctgtcCGCGCCACCCAGGGGTATGGCGAGCCACCCGATGGCCGCGATCGTGCCCGATGCGCGCaaggcgccgcgtcgtcccatCGCGTCCATTGCCCAACCGCCGAACATCGCGCCGAAGACAGCCCCGGCGAGGAGAGAGTTTTCCAGGTTGACGAGATTGTCGCcatccaccgcgccgccgtcgcagtCCATCAGCGGTTCAAATCCCGGCTTCTCCAACTCGGAGCACACGAGCGTGTTGTaggccgcgcgcgtgtaGCCCAgcgcgagacccgcgccgaagggaccgcccgccgccaccaccaaCGCGCACACGCCGCTCCACCAACCcgaccaccaccgcggcgtcggcctgcTCTGCGACGGCCCGCAGTGCCGAGGGTCGGGGCACGCGTGCCTATCCCGCGACCTTCCCTTCTTGTTCTTGCCCCGCAGCCTGTTGCTCCACCCGAAGAACGATGCCGCCTCCCAgggcgcgcgtccgtctcccTTGGCGAACATGGTCGCGTCCctcgcatcgtcgtcgtctgagTCGTCCGAGGTGCCCATCGCTGGGCCGCGCGTGTGAACCGTGAACTGCTCGAGCTTACGGTCcctccgccccgacgcggagggttCAACGCCCTCCTTGTCGTCGGATAGGTCGCTGTAcccgggcgacgacccgctccgcgacggccgcgacgtgcCCGCGCGGTGTCCGGACGTGGCGCGGCCCGATGAGCCGAGCAAAGGGACGCGGTCCGGGGATCGGAGCTGGAAGCACGCGACGGTCTTGCCGCCGATGCATCGAACCGGCGAGGCCGGGCCCGTGTTGTCGTTTCGTGCCCCCATCGCGTTGGAACCCACGAGGCGACGGACgtgccgcgccgtcgagctctGGTCGCCCCGAGCCGCGGAGTCAAAACGCTCGACCGCGTCTTCTGTTACACAAGAAAGTCCGGATGCGCGGCGGTTTCTACGTGGAATGCCCATAACTTTACCAAGGAAAAGCCATATAACCACATGGTAGAGAatttgtacggatgctccatcggCACTAAAAGCCCATACAAGCTCAAACCGTATGGACAAATACCCTAACCAATACCAAGGAAACTCGATAAAAAATCAGCACGACAAACAGTTACCCCACCACCAGCCAGACGAATCCAGAGAGGACCAGACAAAAACCCCGATGATGTGTCATCGCTCTGTCAAGGATCTGTCACCGCAAAACGCAAAAAACGTGGACCGCCGAAGCCCATCGAAGAAAGGGTCACTACGTCGCGCGCACTGCTCCAGTGCCGCACATCATACTCGCGCGCTCCCTCGCTCGACTTCACACCTCCGTCACAAATATGGTGAAGCTTCACGTCACGTACTGCGGCGGCTGAGGTCAGCTTCTCGGCCCCTTTcgcccgaacgcgtcggccgACGTGAATCTTGAAAAGCGAGGCGACGCACCGTGGCCTTTTCCCGAACCAGCGGCCGCCGGTCTTTCACACGCGTATCGCTGACCATCCACCAATACATTCGTCCGCTAATTGCAGGTTACGGTCCTCGCTATAGGCAGGTGGAGAATGCCGTCAAGGCGAAGTACCCGGGCATCGAATCCGAGGGTGTCCCCACGCAGAACACttccggcgcgttcgaggttGTTGTGGACGGCGAGCTCATCCACTCCAAGCTCAACGGCGACGGATACGTGGACTCCATGGAAAAGCTCGAGAAGATCCTCGCGGCCATCGGCGCGAAGATGT
It encodes the following:
- a CDS encoding predicted protein, which codes for MAALAASLSAITCVSSNAALKRQQRDKPRVRAHRSRVVSASVDGPIVIAGATTPTGRLVAGLAVKAYGGSNVTLVVNQDAQDGYWPEDMPDDVVEKRMYAPAPELVKAKLVDPRNAGDALKAAKQVVFCAEWGATQAELAEQLLPFVSSDAKRVVMLSRVGINRREKAPFVEQNKPPKKLQEVALGLKLPVGENSGQPGTLDGFANAEKILRDAAVKSGFSAHVVRSGELRGNGPLLLADLSARMVDNLYDVKYQDLYFKKGDEGQGYTKRLNLAATLLRMTTTDSTPPADCAALSVVCEMIDPFGLMGEKTLTEPTGVERRKGYDMAKGKAPAPIANELIDELIAAL
- a CDS encoding predicted protein; its protein translation is MGARAVVVHVALTLLSLARGAKGQADLSDFNPPDLGRRVAGLQLALWKYYSRLYSIPNLDSKPPDLVTWMTQVNKPGTFGIWPEVQLMGSDVVPAFPFYDGRTYQDRWAARITGNLFIEKTNTYTLELENREGAKLWVDGSLAVDNDFSVHETGETDMRSKHAHVHLSAGYHHVRIEFFVDQTWTGLRFWYGAPGVPRMIIPASAFSLPDASCCLCQCKRGQCRIADYGTKIVDCLWPTDAGPIDFLRPLAMESTPDPNDAGTCKEPCEDPGSASAADTRQASPHFYYGQ
- a CDS encoding predicted protein, which gives rise to MVLKKAKTNLGKRALMKKAPKLVETEGKMCVMLHGGKSSQVLKNLITDLSVLKKGECHKMTRKNDGIRPFEGGGETSLEFFAQKADAGAFVLGTHQKKRPDCLTVGRFFDYHLFDMVELLVRNYKPMDSFGSVGNGAVLGSKPCMVFLGDRFETEPALRMAKNVLMDIFRGKPATRINLKGVDRVIICTALEEAVMFRQCVIRYKKSGTRLPKVELEEMGPSFDFVVGRHQEPPPDVKKQAYAKAKIGKKVKNVEHDSLEGKVGRIYVEKQTGLEELAMMKMKGLKRERRQA
- a CDS encoding major facilitator superfamily (sugar) — encoded protein: MAPESPRWFASRDNSAGVHRSLAALRALPETSAEVEEEAEKMMHSVRLTPPVREDQRFSVLNFFTQRHLSQPLLAGFTLMAVQQLGGLCSLAMHGLNYSMSRTHGSPDEVAAVFTTSQAFGCVACMWFLGESGPGRRIALLVSLAGATVANLVIAITLNPVVFGANPVFGSGAADGAVVVQYVAATAFAWFHAAGLGTIPWLVAVESFPQYARGTGVGLVAGTRWYLALCLRSGFHSLVAQTGGLAVFTFFGVVTAAGLSVLAPRGQKLAPPEADCMELEEVHAWEEVDLAAGKYAYLP
- the SELW gene encoding selenoprotein W (DB hits are selenoprotein W and tblastn search with the known human SelW sequence hits at this location. There is an inframe Sec codon (UGA) that is supported by EST. The intron is EST supported), with amino-acid sequence YGPRYRQVENAVKAKYPGIESEGVPTQNTSGAFEVVVDGELIHSKLNGDGYVDSMEKLEKILAAIGAKM